The sequence AGTCTCGCTGCTCGCGCCGGGGCAGTTTCGTGAATCAGCGTCCAGCCATCGGGTGTTCTTCATCGAGAAAATGTCGCCCGACCAGGGACATGTCGAAAACGTCTTCGTCACCAGCACCGAACACGGCAAGGTCAACCTGGTCGTGTCCAAAAACGGCCATACCGAAACCCGTAAAAACGGCGACCGCTTTGTCGTGCTCGAAAATGGCCGCCGCTACGATGGCGAGCCGGGCCACCCCGACTTCCGCATCATGGAGTTCGAGCGCTACGGCGTGAAAATCCAGAGCCAGCCGGTCGTCAATGCCCCCAGCACCACGGGCACCTCAACCCTCGATCTGCTACGCAATCCAACCCGCGACAATCTCGCCGAGTTCGCATGGCGCGCCGGCCTGCCGCTCATCGCCATCAACCTGATGCTGCTGGCCATCCCGCTCGCGCACCAGAACCCGCGCCGCAGCCGCACGATCAACCTGGTGATGGCGGTGCTGATCTATCTGACCTATTCGAACTTGCTGAATGTCGTGCAATCGTGGATTGAGCAAGGCCGGCTGTCGTTCGGTGTCGGGCTGGTGGGGCTGCATCTGATCGTCAGCGCCGTGGTGGTGTTTATTTTCTGGCTGCGGGTGCGCAACCGGCCGCTCTTTTCGCGTGCGCTGTTTCAGCGTGCGTCGCGGGAGGCTTGAGCGATGCGTCTGTACGAAAAATATTTCGCGCGCCAGATCTATCTGACCTTTCTGTTCATCCTGTTTGCGTTTTCCGGCCTGTTCTTCTTCTTTGACCTCATCAACGAGATGAACTCCGTCGGCCACGGCAATTACCGTTTTGGTTACGCGGTATTGCGCGTCGCGCTGCAAACCCCTTCGCGTTTTTACGAAATCATTCCGGTCGCCGCGCTCATCAGCGCAATTTATGTATTTGCCCAGATGGCGGCCAATTCCGAATACACAATTTTTCGCGTGTCGGGTCTCGCCACCAACCAGGCGCTGCGCTCGCTGCTCAAAATCGGTATTCCGCTGGTGTTTCTCACTTATCTGATCGGCGAAGTCATCGGGCCCTACACCGACCAGCTTTCCGAGCGGGTGCGGCTGGAGGCGATGGGCTCGACCGTGTCGGGCAATTTCGAATCCGGAGTCTGGGTCAAGGACACACTCAGCACGCGCGCCGATGGCGTGCAAGTCACACGCTTCGTCAATGTCGGCGAACTCCGGCCCGATGCGACCATCAGCAAGGTGCGTATTTATGAATTCGATGCGCAATTCCGCCTGTCGAATGTGCGCATCGCCGACAGCGGCAAGTACCAGCCGCCTGGCCACTGGCAGCTAACCGGCGTAACCGATACGCAACTGCTTGACGTCGCGCCGCTGCAAGGCAAACCCACCGACGCACTAAGCCCGGTGTATCAAGCGCGGCAAGTGGTGCTGCCCGAATACTCGCTGCGCTCCGAGCTGACACCGCAAATTCTGTCGGTACTGCTGGTTTCGCCGGAACGCATGTCGATGTTCAACTTGTTTCGCTACATCCAGCATTTGACCGAAAACCACCAGGACACCCAGCGCTACGAAATCGCGCTCTGGCGCAAGCTGCTAT is a genomic window of Paraburkholderia bonniea containing:
- the lptF gene encoding LPS export ABC transporter permease LptF, coding for MIFERSLQRELAYTAGAVFMVLLTLVLTTMMIRIVGFAASGEIDPRDVLVLIGLTVIGYLAIMLVATLFVSILFVLTRWYKDSEMVVWLASGVSLTRLIKPIGVFATPLIILIIFFVFVGWPWSNQQSKLIRARFQQRDEVSLLAPGQFRESASSHRVFFIEKMSPDQGHVENVFVTSTEHGKVNLVVSKNGHTETRKNGDRFVVLENGRRYDGEPGHPDFRIMEFERYGVKIQSQPVVNAPSTTGTSTLDLLRNPTRDNLAEFAWRAGLPLIAINLMLLAIPLAHQNPRRSRTINLVMAVLIYLTYSNLLNVVQSWIEQGRLSFGVGLVGLHLIVSAVVVFIFWLRVRNRPLFSRALFQRASREA
- the lptG gene encoding LPS export ABC transporter permease LptG, producing MRLYEKYFARQIYLTFLFILFAFSGLFFFFDLINEMNSVGHGNYRFGYAVLRVALQTPSRFYEIIPVAALISAIYVFAQMAANSEYTIFRVSGLATNQALRSLLKIGIPLVFLTYLIGEVIGPYTDQLSERVRLEAMGSTVSGNFESGVWVKDTLSTRADGVQVTRFVNVGELRPDATISKVRIYEFDAQFRLSNVRIADSGKYQPPGHWQLTGVTDTQLLDVAPLQGKPTDALSPVYQARQVVLPEYSLRSELTPQILSVLLVSPERMSMFNLFRYIQHLTENHQDTQRYEIALWRKLLYPFAVFVMLVLSLPFAYLHTRAGVVGMKVFGGIMLGMSFQLINTLFSHIGTLNTWPAPITAATPGLIYLALGLIGLRWVDRH